One Cloacibacillus sp. DNA window includes the following coding sequences:
- the gcvPA gene encoding aminomethyl-transferring glycine dehydrogenase subunit GcvPA encodes MSSYVPSTMKQRLEMLEAVGVSSFEELYADVPESMRLKEGALDLPDGMSEMEVKASMEMMAAKNKVFPCIFRGAGAYNHYIPSIVKRVTAKEEFVTAYTPYQAEISQGILQSIFEYQTMICELTGMDAANASVYDGPSASAEAAAMCRDRKREKVVISGACHPEVIKVMRTYCYGAGAECVVIPAADGRTDVDALKAALDDKTACVCVQQPSFFGIVEDCAAIADLVHAAGAKFIMNVNPIAAAVLKTPAECGADIAVGEGQPLGIPMAFGGPYLGFMACTEKMQRKLPGRIVGETRDAEGRRCFVLTLQAREQHIRREKASSNICSNEALCALTAGVYMAVMGPEGMREVAEQCFAKAHYMAANIINIQGFHLAYPGVFFNEFVTACPVDTGELLSILEEKGILGGLAVAEGILWCATEMNSREQIDTLVSVLKEVAGK; translated from the coding sequence ATGAGTAGCTACGTTCCTTCTACAATGAAGCAAAGGCTGGAGATGCTTGAGGCTGTTGGAGTCTCATCTTTTGAGGAGCTTTACGCCGACGTCCCCGAAAGTATGCGTCTGAAAGAGGGCGCACTTGACCTCCCGGACGGAATGTCCGAGATGGAGGTCAAGGCGAGCATGGAGATGATGGCCGCAAAGAACAAGGTATTCCCATGTATTTTCCGCGGAGCCGGAGCCTATAACCACTATATCCCCTCCATCGTGAAGCGTGTGACCGCAAAAGAGGAGTTTGTCACCGCCTATACCCCCTATCAGGCTGAGATCAGCCAGGGCATTCTTCAGTCTATCTTTGAATATCAGACTATGATTTGTGAACTGACTGGCATGGACGCCGCCAACGCCTCCGTTTATGACGGGCCCTCCGCCTCCGCCGAGGCCGCCGCTATGTGCCGCGACCGCAAGCGCGAGAAGGTCGTCATATCAGGCGCCTGCCACCCGGAGGTCATTAAGGTTATGCGCACCTACTGCTACGGCGCGGGCGCTGAATGCGTAGTGATTCCCGCAGCGGACGGCAGGACGGATGTTGACGCGCTTAAGGCCGCGCTTGATGATAAGACCGCCTGCGTGTGCGTGCAGCAGCCCAGCTTCTTCGGCATTGTCGAGGATTGCGCGGCCATCGCTGACTTGGTTCACGCGGCGGGCGCCAAGTTCATCATGAACGTCAATCCGATTGCGGCGGCGGTCCTCAAAACGCCGGCGGAGTGCGGCGCAGACATCGCAGTAGGCGAGGGGCAGCCCCTCGGCATACCGATGGCCTTCGGCGGCCCCTATCTTGGCTTCATGGCCTGTACGGAGAAAATGCAGCGCAAGCTGCCGGGGCGCATCGTAGGAGAGACGCGTGACGCAGAGGGCAGACGCTGCTTTGTCCTCACGCTGCAGGCCCGCGAGCAGCACATACGCCGCGAGAAGGCCTCTTCCAACATCTGCTCTAACGAGGCGCTCTGCGCCCTGACTGCGGGCGTCTACATGGCCGTGATGGGGCCGGAGGGAATGCGCGAGGTCGCCGAACAGTGCTTTGCTAAAGCGCATTATATGGCCGCTAATATAATAAATATCCAGGGCTTCCATCTGGCATATCCGGGTGTATTTTTTAACGAATTTGTCACCGCCTGCCCAGTAGATACAGGGGAGCTGCTCTCTATCCTTGAGGAAAAGGGCATTTTGGGCGGCTTGGCCGTAGCGGAGGGTATACTGTGGTGCGCC